One Pseudomonas entomophila genomic window carries:
- the flgE gene encoding flagellar hook protein FlgE has protein sequence MSFNIGLSGLYAANKQLDVTGNNIANVNTNGFKSSRAEFADVYAGANRLGVGKNQVGNGVRLANVSQQFGQGDVNNTGNVLDMGIQGQGFFVLSDNGSLSYTRAGAFQTNKDNFVVTSDGMRLQGYAADANGKIQKGVLTDLKIDTSALAPKATTLVDQGINLNSSALDIPLQVLDNSTPPVMVPNKPFDPADQSTYTKSFPTKVYDSQGNEHVMEQFYRKTGTNQWTVYSLVDGRNPFTPGAAAPAGTTPLTGTITFNPDGSVQSMTAASTGVPTTPAGQFDWSVTNNIFTMKGWVPAAKDSAGNWGSNGAVGNADGMRLSMNSTTSYNTETARMSQSQDGYATGILSNLSIDSTGVMFASFSNQQSRAIGQVAIASFANPQGLQQIGGTRWKESFASGIPGIDAPKTGTLGSVESNSLEASNVNLTQELVELIKAQSNYQANAKTISTESTIMQTIIQMT, from the coding sequence ATGTCTTTCAATATCGGCCTTAGCGGTCTTTACGCAGCCAACAAGCAACTGGATGTCACCGGCAACAACATCGCCAACGTCAACACCAACGGCTTCAAGTCGTCGCGTGCCGAATTCGCCGACGTCTACGCCGGCGCCAACCGCCTGGGCGTGGGCAAGAACCAGGTCGGCAACGGCGTGCGCCTGGCCAACGTGTCGCAGCAGTTCGGCCAGGGTGACGTGAACAACACCGGCAACGTGCTGGACATGGGTATCCAGGGTCAGGGCTTCTTCGTCCTGTCCGACAACGGCTCGCTGAGCTACACCCGTGCCGGTGCGTTCCAGACCAACAAGGACAACTTTGTCGTCACCTCCGACGGCATGCGCCTGCAGGGCTATGCCGCCGATGCCAACGGCAAGATCCAGAAAGGCGTGCTGACCGACCTTAAGATCGACACCTCGGCGCTGGCACCCAAGGCCACCACCCTCGTCGACCAGGGCATCAACCTGAACTCGTCGGCCCTCGATATCCCGCTGCAGGTTCTGGACAACAGCACGCCGCCAGTAATGGTGCCGAACAAGCCGTTCGACCCGGCTGACCAGAGCACCTATACCAAGTCGTTCCCGACCAAGGTGTACGACAGCCAGGGTAACGAGCATGTCATGGAGCAGTTCTACCGCAAGACCGGTACCAACCAGTGGACCGTGTACTCTCTGGTCGACGGCCGCAACCCGTTCACCCCGGGTGCCGCCGCACCTGCCGGCACCACGCCGCTGACCGGCACCATCACCTTCAATCCTGATGGCAGCGTGCAGTCGATGACGGCGGCCTCCACCGGTGTGCCGACCACTCCGGCGGGGCAGTTCGACTGGAGCGTCACCAACAACATCTTCACCATGAAAGGCTGGGTGCCAGCCGCCAAGGACTCCGCCGGCAACTGGGGATCGAATGGCGCAGTCGGCAACGCCGATGGCATGCGTCTGTCGATGAACAGCACCACCTCCTACAACACCGAGACCGCGCGTATGTCGCAGTCCCAGGACGGCTACGCCACCGGTATCCTGTCGAACCTGTCGATCGACTCCACCGGCGTGATGTTCGCCAGCTTCAGCAACCAGCAGTCCCGCGCCATCGGCCAGGTCGCCATCGCCAGCTTCGCCAACCCGCAGGGCCTGCAGCAGATCGGCGGCACCCGCTGGAAAGAGTCGTTCGCTTCGGGTATCCCGGGCATCGATGCGCCGAAGACCGGCACCCTGGGCAGCGTCGAGTCCAACTCGCTGGAAGCGTCCAACGTCAACCTGACCCAGGAGCTGGTCGAGCTGATCAAGGCGCAGAGCAACTACCAGGCCAACGCCAAGACCATCTCCACCGAAAGCACCATCATGCAGACCATCATCCAGATGACCTGA
- the flgD gene encoding flagellar hook assembly protein FlgD, protein MAVESTTGVNLNDVLKNSGVSDGTTKKPTTEKTDKNALGKDAFLQLLVTQMKHQNPLDPQDNGEFVAQLAQFSSLEGIQTLNSSVNSIISGMGSSQALQASSLVGRSVIVQNEKAMVDTTKSFTGQVVVPQNITEGKVTIKDKDGNVVKTIQLGEQKKGNADFIWDGTNDKGEKLSPGNYTFTATTMVDGKAATMYTLLPATVNSVSFQNGGEMMLNLAGIGKLGISKVQTIGI, encoded by the coding sequence ATGGCAGTCGAAAGCACAACTGGCGTGAACCTCAATGATGTCCTGAAGAACTCGGGCGTCAGCGACGGCACGACCAAGAAGCCCACCACCGAGAAGACCGACAAGAACGCCCTGGGCAAGGATGCGTTCCTGCAGCTGCTGGTCACCCAGATGAAGCACCAGAACCCGCTGGATCCCCAGGACAACGGCGAGTTCGTGGCCCAGCTGGCGCAGTTCAGCAGCCTGGAGGGTATCCAGACCCTCAACAGCTCGGTCAACTCGATCATCAGCGGCATGGGCTCGTCCCAGGCGCTGCAGGCCTCGTCCCTGGTCGGGCGCTCGGTGATCGTGCAGAACGAGAAGGCCATGGTCGACACCACCAAGAGCTTCACCGGCCAGGTGGTCGTGCCGCAGAACATCACCGAGGGCAAGGTCACCATCAAGGACAAGGATGGCAACGTGGTCAAGACCATCCAGTTGGGCGAGCAGAAGAAGGGCAACGCCGACTTCATCTGGGACGGCACCAACGACAAGGGCGAGAAGCTCAGCCCGGGCAACTACACCTTCACCGCCACCACCATGGTCGATGGCAAGGCGGCGACCATGTACACGCTGCTGCCGGCCACGGTGAACAGCGTCAGCTTCCAGAACGGCGGCGAGATGATGCTCAACCTTGCCGGGATCGGCAAGCTGGGTATCTCCAAAGTACAAACCATCGGAATCTAA
- the flgC gene encoding flagellar basal body rod protein FlgC — MSLASVFNIAGSGMSAQNTRLNTVASNIANAETVSSSLDQTYRARHPVFATTFQQAQGGVGQSLFEDQGEAGQGVQVKGIIEDQSNLEARYEPNHPAANKDGYVYYPNVNVVEEMADMISASRAFQTNAELMNTAKTMMQKVLTLGQ; from the coding sequence ATGTCCCTTGCCAGTGTCTTCAATATCGCCGGTAGCGGCATGAGCGCGCAGAACACGCGCCTGAACACCGTTGCCTCGAACATCGCCAACGCCGAGACCGTCTCGTCGAGCCTCGACCAGACCTACCGCGCCCGTCACCCGGTGTTCGCCACCACCTTCCAGCAGGCCCAGGGCGGCGTCGGCCAGTCGCTGTTCGAAGACCAGGGCGAGGCGGGGCAGGGTGTGCAGGTCAAGGGCATCATCGAGGACCAGAGCAACCTCGAGGCGCGCTACGAGCCGAACCATCCGGCAGCGAACAAGGATGGCTACGTCTACTACCCCAATGTCAACGTGGTCGAGGAGATGGCTGACATGATCTCCGCCAGTCGTGCGTTCCAGACCAACGCCGAGCTGATGAACACCGCCAAGACCATGATGCAGAAAGTGCTGACCCTGGGTCAGTGA
- the flgB gene encoding flagellar basal body rod protein FlgB, with protein MSISFDKALGIHEKALGFRAQRAEVLANNIANADTPNYKARDMDFSSVLAAEADKQQKGRIALDRTNSRHIEAEGLAMADDTLQYRTPMQPSIDQNTVDAQMEQSNYAENAVGFQASFTLLNSKFKGLVAALRGE; from the coding sequence ATGAGCATCAGCTTCGACAAAGCGCTCGGCATCCACGAAAAGGCATTGGGCTTCCGCGCCCAGCGCGCCGAGGTGCTGGCCAATAACATCGCCAACGCCGACACGCCCAACTACAAGGCGCGTGACATGGACTTCTCGTCGGTGCTCGCCGCCGAGGCGGACAAGCAGCAGAAGGGGCGCATCGCCCTCGACCGTACCAACAGCCGTCACATCGAGGCCGAAGGCCTGGCGATGGCCGACGACACGCTGCAGTACCGTACGCCGATGCAGCCGTCGATCGACCAGAACACCGTGGATGCCCAGATGGAGCAGTCGAACTACGCCGAGAACGCCGTCGGCTTCCAGGCCAGCTTCACCCTGCTCAACAGTAAATTCAAAGGGCTGGTCGCAGCCCTGCGCGGAGAGTGA
- a CDS encoding autotransporter outer membrane beta-barrel domain-containing protein translates to MPAPTFRKTLLALTIGASPLPALAVPAPQTIVLTDAGYSSQHQTYGDDLTFTGSSTDIFRTAIDLVDAKVQGDLAFDSAINANKGNTFGSKSGVDGIRIADSELNGYFYNRGIVKTTSAQGSALKISATVLDGDLVNEGLLQAGGDMTSGPFAPPKAAIDLSTHNGGRTVINGDLINANGARIVSNGTQSRGIDLAGASLEGRVINNGEINVVGPSAIGIDATTGSVLAGVTNTGLLYIGAQESIGINLDGTTLVGGIGNHVVNTGRITAGNIAIKVGNVAYDGPGLQPQYKANGDLNIFNSGRIWSRVAVDATTSNRPVELIMREGSDILGDLNGLANIEVEGNASYGAYYPSQGNIRLRDGGWLEVGSADEPPITFNLDSQQINLEGNLRVADHSSLGLYLSEESNPALPVLKVSGIAEFGQDARIALAPESEDYLPTGGRYLLLEAGQVQVLDASGQAVDPNGKPKVVSTSALLNVRTSTLEDNKVYVEVNTKSEQAIDQMVQEQGGDNNAQHALNGLTGSGLLALLSKDDPLLRIASQADEAQLTRLAEQLAPDVSDGARQAATASQRLITNITLNRTSGLRGVASGDTLKDTGVWVQTLYSDATQQRRDGIAGYNAYSRGIAVGADGKLDDQLTLGVAYSFINTDVNGKSGSKTDVEGHAFTLYGGYELGNYFVDGNLTYGFNDNEGKRDIASTRAKSDYDSKQLGLNLIAGYTWQASSQWLVEPRLAARYNRVDIDGYKEKGSSAALKLEDQRYEAIELGAGVRLAGSYALGAGTLEPQFKLMTYHDFAADKVQNTSTFLVGGTPFVTNGASTARNSYEAGVGADYKLGAVTVGLNYDYVGKSGFDADVFSAKVRYDF, encoded by the coding sequence GTGCCTGCGCCCACCTTCCGCAAGACCCTGCTGGCCCTGACCATCGGCGCCAGCCCTCTGCCTGCCTTGGCAGTACCCGCCCCCCAGACCATCGTCCTGACGGATGCCGGCTATAGCAGCCAGCACCAGACCTACGGCGACGATCTCACATTCACCGGGAGTTCCACCGACATCTTCCGCACCGCCATCGACCTGGTCGATGCCAAGGTGCAGGGTGACCTGGCGTTCGATAGCGCGATCAACGCCAACAAAGGCAACACCTTCGGTTCGAAGAGCGGGGTCGACGGCATCCGTATTGCCGACAGCGAACTCAACGGCTACTTCTATAACCGCGGCATCGTGAAGACCACCAGCGCGCAAGGCTCCGCCCTGAAGATCAGCGCGACCGTGCTCGACGGCGACCTGGTCAACGAAGGACTGCTGCAGGCAGGCGGTGATATGACCTCGGGGCCTTTCGCCCCACCGAAGGCCGCCATCGACTTGAGCACTCACAATGGCGGTCGCACGGTCATCAATGGCGACCTGATCAATGCCAATGGCGCGCGCATCGTCAGCAACGGCACGCAATCGCGCGGTATCGACCTCGCTGGCGCGAGCCTTGAAGGGCGGGTCATCAACAATGGCGAAATCAATGTCGTCGGCCCCAGCGCAATCGGTATCGATGCCACCACCGGCAGCGTCCTGGCCGGCGTGACCAACACCGGCCTGCTGTACATCGGGGCGCAGGAATCGATCGGCATCAACCTGGACGGCACCACCCTGGTCGGCGGCATCGGCAACCATGTGGTCAACACCGGAAGGATCACTGCCGGCAACATCGCGATCAAGGTCGGCAATGTCGCCTATGACGGGCCGGGCCTGCAGCCGCAATACAAGGCCAACGGCGACCTGAACATCTTCAACAGCGGCCGGATCTGGTCCAGGGTGGCTGTCGATGCCACCACCAGCAACCGCCCGGTAGAGCTGATCATGCGCGAGGGCAGCGATATCCTGGGCGACCTCAATGGCCTGGCCAACATCGAAGTCGAGGGTAATGCCAGTTATGGCGCCTACTACCCCTCTCAGGGCAACATCCGCTTGCGCGATGGCGGCTGGCTCGAGGTCGGCAGCGCCGACGAGCCTCCGATCACCTTCAACCTGGACAGCCAACAGATTAACCTCGAAGGCAACCTGCGGGTTGCTGACCACTCTTCGCTGGGCCTGTACCTGAGCGAGGAGAGCAACCCAGCCCTGCCCGTGCTCAAGGTCAGCGGTATTGCCGAGTTCGGCCAGGATGCACGAATCGCGCTGGCCCCCGAGAGCGAAGACTACCTGCCCACTGGCGGGCGCTATCTGCTGCTCGAGGCCGGGCAGGTCCAGGTGCTCGACGCCAGCGGCCAGGCCGTAGACCCCAACGGCAAGCCCAAGGTGGTCAGCACATCGGCGCTGCTGAACGTGCGCACCAGCACCCTGGAAGACAATAAGGTCTATGTCGAGGTCAACACCAAGTCGGAACAGGCCATCGACCAGATGGTCCAGGAACAAGGCGGCGACAACAACGCCCAGCATGCCCTGAACGGGCTAACCGGTTCCGGCCTGCTGGCGCTATTGAGCAAGGACGACCCACTGCTGCGCATCGCCTCGCAAGCCGACGAAGCACAACTGACCAGACTGGCCGAGCAACTGGCCCCGGACGTCAGCGACGGCGCCCGCCAGGCCGCCACCGCCAGCCAGCGCCTGATCACCAACATCACCCTCAACCGCACCAGCGGCCTGCGCGGGGTCGCCTCGGGCGACACGCTCAAGGACACCGGCGTGTGGGTGCAGACCCTGTACAGCGACGCCACCCAGCAACGCCGCGACGGCATCGCCGGCTACAACGCCTACAGCCGCGGCATCGCCGTCGGTGCCGACGGCAAGCTCGACGACCAGTTGACCCTGGGCGTGGCGTACAGCTTCATCAATACCGACGTCAACGGCAAAAGCGGCAGCAAGACCGACGTCGAGGGCCACGCCTTCACCCTGTACGGCGGCTATGAGCTGGGCAACTACTTCGTCGACGGCAACCTCACCTACGGCTTCAACGACAACGAAGGCAAGCGCGACATCGCCAGCACCCGCGCCAAGTCCGACTACGACAGCAAGCAACTGGGCCTGAACCTGATCGCCGGCTACACCTGGCAGGCCAGCTCGCAATGGCTGGTCGAACCGCGCCTGGCCGCGCGCTACAACCGCGTCGACATCGATGGCTACAAGGAGAAAGGCTCGTCCGCCGCACTGAAGCTCGAAGACCAGCGCTACGAAGCCATCGAGCTGGGCGCCGGCGTGCGCCTGGCAGGTAGCTATGCCCTGGGTGCCGGCACCCTGGAACCGCAGTTCAAGCTGATGACCTATCACGACTTCGCCGCCGACAAGGTGCAGAACACCTCGACCTTCCTGGTGGGCGGCACACCGTTCGTGACCAACGGCGCCAGCACCGCGCGCAACAGCTACGAGGCCGGCGTGGGCGCCGACTACAAGCTGGGCGCGGTCACCGTCGGGTTGAACTACGACTACGTCGGCAAGTCAGGCTTCGATGCCGACGTGTTCTCGGCCAAGGTGCGCTACGACTTCTGA
- the cheR gene encoding protein-glutamate O-methyltransferase CheR — MSTGNLDFEQFRVFLEKACGILLGENKQYLVSSRLNKLMEQQGIKSLGELVQRIQAQPRGGLREQVVDAMTTNETLWFRDTYPFEVLKNKVIPEFIKNNPGQRLRIWSAACSSGQEPYSISMSIDEFERTNLGQLKMGAQIVATDLSGAMLNNCKTGEYDSLAIARGLSQERLQRYFDTKGPGRWAIKPPIRSRVEFRSYNLLDSYAPLGKFDIVFCRNVLIYFSAQVKKDILMRIHSTLKPGGYLFLGASEALNGLPDHYQMVQCSPGIIYQAK, encoded by the coding sequence TTGTCTACGGGTAATTTGGATTTCGAACAGTTCCGGGTCTTCCTGGAGAAAGCCTGTGGCATCCTGCTGGGCGAGAATAAGCAGTACCTGGTCTCCAGCCGTCTCAACAAGCTGATGGAGCAGCAGGGCATCAAGTCCCTTGGCGAGCTGGTGCAGCGCATCCAGGCGCAGCCACGGGGCGGCCTGCGCGAACAGGTGGTCGATGCCATGACCACCAACGAGACGCTGTGGTTCCGCGACACCTATCCGTTCGAAGTGCTCAAGAACAAGGTGATCCCGGAGTTCATCAAGAACAACCCGGGCCAGCGCCTGCGCATCTGGTCGGCGGCCTGTTCGTCGGGGCAGGAGCCGTATTCGATCTCGATGTCGATCGATGAGTTCGAGCGCACCAACCTCGGCCAGCTGAAGATGGGCGCGCAGATCGTCGCCACTGACCTTTCCGGTGCCATGCTCAACAACTGCAAGACCGGCGAGTACGACAGCCTGGCCATTGCCCGCGGCTTGTCCCAGGAGCGCCTGCAGCGCTACTTCGACACCAAGGGGCCTGGGCGCTGGGCGATCAAGCCGCCGATCCGCAGCCGCGTCGAGTTCCGCTCCTATAACCTGCTCGACAGCTACGCGCCGCTGGGCAAGTTCGACATCGTGTTCTGCCGCAACGTGCTGATCTACTTCTCGGCCCAGGTCAAGAAGGACATCCTGATGCGTATTCACAGCACGCTGAAACCGGGCGGGTACCTGTTCCTGGGTGCCTCCGAGGCGCTCAACGGGTTGCCGGACCATTACCAGATGGTGCAGTGCAGCCCGGGCATCATCTACCAGGCCAAGTAA
- a CDS encoding chemotaxis protein CheV, translated as MAGVMDSVNQRTQLVGQNRLELLLFRLNGEQLYGINVFKVREVLQCPELTLLPRSHPVVRGVANIRGATIPILDLSMATGLPGLQEETRNSFVIITEYNTKTQGFLVHSVERIVNMNWEEIHPPPKGTGRDHYLTAVTRVDNRMVEIIDVEKVLAEVAPSSESVSAGVVDAEVQDKAVMLRVLTVDDSSVARKQVSRCLQTVGVEVVALNDGRQALDYLRKLVDEGKRPEDEFLMMISDIEMPEMDGYTLTAEIRSDPRMQKLHICLHTSLSGVFNQAMVKKVGADDFLAKFRPDDLAQRVVDRIKASH; from the coding sequence ATGGCTGGAGTGATGGATTCGGTCAACCAGCGCACGCAACTGGTGGGGCAGAATCGCCTGGAGCTGCTGTTGTTTCGCCTCAATGGCGAACAGCTCTACGGCATCAATGTGTTCAAGGTCCGGGAAGTGCTGCAGTGTCCGGAACTGACGCTGCTGCCCAGGTCCCACCCAGTGGTGCGCGGCGTGGCCAATATTCGCGGGGCGACCATCCCGATCCTGGACCTGTCGATGGCGACCGGGCTGCCAGGGCTGCAGGAAGAAACGCGCAACAGTTTCGTGATCATCACCGAGTACAACACCAAGACCCAGGGCTTCCTGGTGCACTCGGTCGAACGCATCGTCAACATGAACTGGGAAGAGATCCACCCGCCACCCAAGGGCACCGGGCGTGATCACTACCTCACCGCTGTGACCCGGGTCGACAATCGCATGGTCGAGATCATCGATGTGGAGAAGGTGCTGGCGGAAGTGGCACCGTCGTCCGAGTCGGTGTCGGCGGGGGTGGTGGATGCCGAGGTGCAGGACAAGGCCGTGATGCTGCGGGTGCTGACCGTCGACGACTCGTCGGTGGCGCGCAAGCAGGTCAGCCGTTGCCTGCAGACCGTGGGGGTCGAGGTGGTGGCGCTCAACGACGGTCGCCAGGCCCTGGACTACCTGCGTAAGCTGGTGGACGAGGGCAAGCGTCCGGAGGATGAGTTCCTCATGATGATCTCGGATATTGAAATGCCAGAGATGGACGGCTATACCCTGACCGCTGAGATTCGCAGCGATCCGCGCATGCAAAAGCTGCACATCTGCCTGCATACTTCGTTGTCCGGGGTATTCAACCAGGCGATGGTCAAGAAGGTCGGTGCCGATGACTTCCTGGCCAAGTTCAGGCCGGATGATCTCGCTCAGCGCGTGGTCGACCGGATCAAGGCGTCCCATTGA